One segment of Triticum aestivum cultivar Chinese Spring chromosome 2A, IWGSC CS RefSeq v2.1, whole genome shotgun sequence DNA contains the following:
- the LOC123188504 gene encoding GTPase activating protein 1 has protein sequence MAAGAASQLSLSSRVVLEFPPWTMCCVAAPIAANVAPQHPPWPALHIRFSTFTVFTMRCVAAPVAANGASPEEAPRVLQGAGSPAARSGGSGAGGSGVATRLNMALRAWLQRPSRKETSTAIDLLLLRGSSMERLLGLLKVKVVSGVNLAICDPLAHSSDPYVAIRLGQQKVKSGIKYKSTKPEWNEELTLSITNWTLPVKIEVFDHDTFTKDDSMGDAEFSILNFVEIAKKDLSHVPDDTVMKTIHPDKGNCFSTESHITWKDGKVSQNIVLKLGNTDTSEIILHLEWVNIPGTVQ, from the exons ATGGCCGCCGGTGCTGCATCGCAGCTTTCGCTGTCGTCACGCGTTGTCTTGGAGTTTCCGCCATGGACGATGTGTTGCGTCGCAGCGCCCATCGCTGCCAACGTTGCACCGCAGCATCCGCCATGGCCGGCGCTGCATATTAGATTCTCAACTTTCACCGTCTTCACCATGCGCTGCGTCGCAGCACCCGTCGCTGCCAATGGAGCTTCACCG GAGGAGGCACCGAGGGTGTTACAAGGGGCCGGCTCTCCGGCCGCCCGCAGCGGTGGTTCTGGTGCCGGCGGTAGCGGCGTTGCTACAAGGCTGAACATGGCACTGCGAGCCTGGTTG CAGCGCCCCTCGCGTAAAGAAACGTCCACGGCGATCGATCTTCTTCTTCTCCGCGGCTCCTCCATGGAGCGCCTGCTTGGGCTGCTCAAGGTGAAGGTGGTCAGCGGGGTGAACCTGGCCATCTGCGACCCCCTCGCCCACAGCAGCGACCCCTACGTCGCCATCCGCCTCGGGCAGCAG AAAGTGAAGTCCGGTATCAAATATAAATCCACCAAGCCGGAATGGAACGAGGAGCTCACCCTGTCCATCACTAACTGGACGCTCCCCGTTAAGATT GAAGTCTTTGACCATGATACTTTCACCAAGGATGACAGCATGGGCGATGCAGAGTTCAGCATCCTCAACTTTGTCGAGATCGCCAAGAAGGACCTCAGCCACGTCCCTGACGACACCGTGATGAAGACGATCCACCCTGACAAGGGCAACTGCTTCTCCACCGAGAGCCACATCACATGGAAAGACGGCAAGGTCTCTCAGAACATTGTCCTCAAGCTGGGGAACACCGACACCAGCGAGATCATCCTGCACCTGGAGTGGGTTAACATCCCAGGCACGGTGCAGTGA
- the LOC123188502 gene encoding receptor-like protein 4, producing the protein MHKRFLLCPLLLAVSASSALLGVLAADLSKEPFTIRISCGSFDDVHTAPTNTLWYRDFGYTGGRFANATRPSFIVPPLKTLRYFPLSDGPENCYYINNVPNGHYQVRLFFALVADPNLDSEPIFDVSVEGTLFSSLLSGWSSDDEKTFAEALVFVQDSSLSICFHSTGHGDPSILSMEVLQIDDNAYKFGSLWGKGTVLRTTKRLTCGSGKPAFDEDLNGIHWGGDRFWLGLKTLSSSSDDQPISTENVIAETLLAPNFYPQSMYQSAIVGTDRQPTLSFEMDVTPNKNYSVWLHFAEIDNGITAEEQRVFDVLINGDTAFKDLDIIRMTGERFTALVLNKTVAVSGTTLKITLQPVEGTHAIVSAIEVFEIIPAEMKTLTQEVTALRTLKGSLGLPLRFGWNGDPCIPQQHPWSGVDCHFDNTKRQWVIDGLGLDNQGLRGVIPSDVSKLQHLQSINFSGNSIKGNIPLSLGTIPGLRVLDLSFNELNGSIPESLGQLTSLQTLNLNGNDLSGRVPASLGGRPLHRVRFNFTDNAGLCGIPGLHECGPHLSVAAKIGMAFGVLVAFLFLVVFAACWWKRRQNVIRGQKLAAAREAPYAKSRTQFTRDVQMGKHHRPHETSPRGGNNESSPHLLA; encoded by the exons ATGCACAAGAGATTTCTTCTGTGTCCGCTGCTGCTCGCTGTCTCCGCATCGTCAGCTCTTCTTGGTGTTCTCGCGGCCGACCTTAGCAAAG AACCTTTTACCATCCGTATAAGCTGTGGGAGTTTCGACGATGTCCACACGGCACCTACCAACACGTTGTGGTACCGAGATTTTGGTTATACTGGTGGCAGGTTTGCAAATGCCACTCGCCCGAGCTTTATTGTACCCCCACTGAAAACTCTTCGATATTTCCCTCTGTCTGATGGCCCTGAAAATTGTTACTACATCAACAATGTTCCCAATGGGCACTACCAAGTCAGGCTTTTCTTTGCCCTTGTGGCTGATCCTAATCTTGATAGTGAGCCAATATTTGATGTTTCTGTTGAGGGCACTTTATTCAGTTCTTTGCTTTCGGGCTGGAGTAGCGATGATGAGAAGACATTTGCGGAAGCCCTGGTTTTTGTTCAAGACTCAAGCTTATCGATTTGTTTCCACAGCACCGGTCATGGCGATCCATCGATTCTTTCTATGGAAGTTCTCCAAATAGATGATAATGCCTATAAGTTTGGTTCCCTTTGGGGAAAGGGAACAGTGCTTAGAACTACCAAAAGATTGACATGTGGTTCTGGAAAGCCAGCTTTTGATGAAGACCTAAACGGTATCCACTGGGGTGGTGACAGATTCTGGTTAGGGTTGAAAACTTTATCATCTAGTTCTGATGATCAACCTATATCAACTGAAAATGTTATAGCAGAGACATTGCTTGCACCAAATTTTTATCCTCAAAGTATGTACCAATCAGCTATTGTGGGCACTGATAGGCAGCCGACGTTATCCTTTGAAATGGATGTTACTCCAAACAAGAACTATTCTGTATGGCTTCATTTTGCAGAGATTGATAATGGAATAACTGCAGAAGAGCAAAGGGTATTTGATGTACTTATCAATGGTGACACTGCTTTCAAGGATCTTGATATAATCCGCATGACAGGAGAGCGTTTTACTGCGCTTGttctgaataaaactgttgctgtCAGTGGGACAACGCTAAAAATCACCTTGCAGCCTGTTGAAGGGACACATGCCATTGTTAGTGCGATTGAGGTTTTTGAGATCATTCCAGCTGAAATGAAGACCTTGACTCAAGAAG TGACTGCTCTGCGGACTTTGAAGGGTTCACTTGGTCTTCCTCTTCGATTTGGCTGGAATGGTGACCCCTGCATTCCTCAGCAGCATCCGTGGAGTGGAGTTGATTGCCACTTTGACAATACCAAAAGGCAGTGGGTCATTGATGGACT AGGTCTTGACAACCAAGGCTTGAGAGGAGTTATACCTAGTGATGTATCTAAGCTACAACACCTGCAAAGCAT AAACTTCAGCGGTAATAGTATAAAGGGCAATATTCCATTGTCTTTGGGTACCATCCCAGGGCTACGAGTACT AGATCTGTCATTCAATGAACTCAATGGTTCTATTCCGGAGAGCCTTGGCCAACTGACGTCTTTACAGACACT GAACCTAAATGGCAATGATCTTTCAGGAAGAGTTCCAGCCAGCCTGGGAGGAAGACCTCTACACAGAGTTAGATTCAA CTTTACGGACAATGCTGGGCTGTGTGGAATTCCTGGTTTACATGAGTGTGGCCCTCATTTATCAGTCGCTGCAAAGATCGGCATGGCTTTCGGGGTACTTGTAGCTTTTCTGTTTCTAGTTGTATTTGCGGCATGCTGGTGGAAAAGGAGGCAAAACGTTATCCGTGGTCAGAAATTAGCTGCAG CAAGGGAAGCTCCGTATGCTAAATCAAGGACCCAGTTTACACGGGATGTGCAGATGGGCAAGCACCACCGCCCGCATGAGACGAGCCCACGGGGTGGCAACAATGAAAGCTCGCCACATTTGCTTGCCTAG